Proteins encoded together in one Methanobacterium bryantii window:
- a CDS encoding NifB/NifX family molybdenum-iron cluster-binding protein → MSYKIAIATSDGKFVNQHFGRANQFLIVELKDDGSYEVLELRENTPSCNPSGGSTTEDTIKIISDVDGVLVSQVGCGAGDKLIAHGIQPVIIPMLIDDALKKVYELIQEESSEENS, encoded by the coding sequence ATGAGTTATAAAATAGCAATTGCAACCAGCGATGGAAAATTTGTAAACCAGCATTTTGGTAGAGCAAATCAGTTTTTAATAGTTGAACTTAAGGATGATGGCAGCTATGAGGTTCTGGAACTTAGAGAGAACACTCCTTCATGTAATCCTTCTGGTGGAAGTACCACTGAGGACACTATAAAAATAATTTCAGACGTTGATGGTGTACTGGTCAGTCAGGTAGGCTGCGGAGCTGGAGATAAACTTATAGCACACGGAATTCAGCCTGTAATAATACCTATGCTGATAGATGATGCCCTGAAGAAAGTATATGAGTTAATTCAGGAAGAATCCTCCGAAGAAAACTCATAA
- a CDS encoding ABC transporter substrate-binding protein — MNSNGCPHYYKTFDELSSVNAVLKQFEGKKIGTPSKRCIPDVIIRELTKNLDIEIKNFPWADFIPDAVEEVEIAAGVGTPSLASVTSRRFSSNVVIPLHKPWPYNPSYDIVVREELIDESPEFITDFLKAHEEATCNLIRLHPEQAAEIALKEVKVVDEDFVLDTYKISPKYCAGIPEEYRNSTLKFIPVLQRLGYMKGDLNQENIFNLEFIKKIHPEPAHY, encoded by the coding sequence ATGAACAGTAATGGTTGCCCCCACTATTATAAAACTTTTGATGAATTAAGCAGTGTAAATGCTGTTTTAAAACAATTTGAAGGTAAAAAAATCGGAACACCATCGAAAAGATGTATACCCGATGTGATAATACGTGAACTAACTAAAAATCTTGATATTGAAATTAAAAACTTTCCATGGGCTGATTTTATACCCGATGCAGTAGAAGAAGTAGAAATCGCTGCAGGTGTTGGAACACCATCCCTTGCATCAGTCACCTCCAGAAGATTTTCATCCAATGTTGTTATTCCGCTGCATAAGCCATGGCCTTATAATCCAAGCTATGACATAGTGGTAAGAGAAGAATTAATTGATGAATCACCTGAATTTATAACAGACTTTCTGAAAGCCCATGAAGAGGCGACATGTAACTTAATAAGATTACATCCTGAGCAAGCAGCAGAAATAGCTTTAAAAGAAGTTAAAGTTGTTGATGAAGATTTTGTGCTTGATACGTATAAAATATCTCCAAAGTACTGTGCAGGTATTCCAGAGGAATATAGAAATTCCACACTTAAATTTATTCCAGTTCTACAGAGATTAGGCTATATGAAAGGGGATCTAAATCAGGAAAATATTTTTAACCTTGAATTTATTAAAAAAATTCACCCCGAGCCTGCTCATTACTGA
- the cysK gene encoding cysteine synthase A, translating into MVNMPELTRGIANDATELIGNTPLVRLNRVTEGAEAEVVAKLESFNPISSVKDRIGVALVEAGEEAGVINKDSVIIEPTSGNTGIALSFVAAAKGYRLLLTMPDTMSIERRKLLALFGAEIVLTPGEGGMPGAIAKAEELVKEIPNAVVLQQFKNPANPKIHRETTAQEILRDTDGKVDILVAGVGTGGTITGIAEVLKEHNPDLKAVAVEPAASPVLSGGKSGPHKIQGIGAGFIPDVYKPELVDEIIPVKDEDAADTLLRLAREEGIFAGISSGAATWAAVQLAKREENKGKRIVVILPDTGERYLSMEWVFEKIFHTAEGVQL; encoded by the coding sequence ATGGTAAATATGCCTGAATTAACAAGAGGGATAGCAAATGATGCAACAGAACTTATAGGAAATACTCCCTTGGTCAGGTTAAATAGAGTTACAGAAGGTGCAGAGGCAGAAGTCGTTGCAAAACTTGAATCATTTAATCCAATAAGCAGTGTAAAAGATAGAATTGGTGTTGCACTGGTTGAAGCTGGGGAAGAAGCTGGAGTCATAAATAAAGACTCGGTTATAATTGAACCTACAAGCGGAAACACTGGAATTGCACTTTCATTTGTTGCCGCAGCGAAAGGATACAGATTACTCCTTACAATGCCAGATACGATGTCTATAGAACGTAGAAAATTATTGGCATTATTTGGAGCTGAAATAGTACTTACTCCTGGTGAGGGTGGAATGCCCGGGGCAATAGCAAAGGCCGAAGAGCTTGTTAAAGAAATACCAAATGCAGTAGTACTTCAGCAGTTCAAAAACCCTGCAAATCCTAAAATTCACAGGGAAACCACTGCACAGGAAATATTAAGGGACACTGACGGTAAAGTAGATATCTTGGTGGCAGGTGTAGGTACTGGTGGAACAATAACAGGTATTGCAGAAGTTTTAAAAGAACATAATCCTGATCTTAAGGCCGTTGCCGTTGAACCTGCAGCTTCTCCTGTACTATCTGGCGGAAAATCTGGACCTCACAAGATTCAAGGAATAGGTGCAGGATTTATCCCTGATGTATATAAACCAGAATTAGTAGATGAAATCATTCCAGTAAAAGACGAAGATGCAGCAGATACATTGCTCAGACTTGCAAGGGAAGAAGGAATCTTTGCAGGAATTTCTTCTGGAGCTGCCACATGGGCTGCTGTCCAGCTTGCAAAAAGGGAAGAAAATAAAGGTAAAAGAATCGTTGTAATTCTCCCGGATACTGGAGAAAGGTACTTGAGTATGGAATGGGTATTTGAAAAAATCTTCCATACTGCTGAAGGTGTTCAACTTTAA
- a CDS encoding O-acetylhomoserine aminocarboxypropyltransferase/cysteine synthase family protein — protein MTEEKKKELGLSTLGLHVGQEEPDPATGSRAVPIYLTSSYVFKDTEHAANLFGLKEFGNIYTRIMNPTNDVFEKRIAAIEGGHTALSVSSGLSAIFIAILNATRLGDNIVSGDNLYGGTYELLNYTFLDLGRTVKFVDSTKPEEFKKAIDKKTKAIYVESLGNPKLDVPDFEVLAEIAHEAGIPLIVDNTAAVGLLRPIEHGADVVVLSATKYVGGHGTSIGGVIVDSGNFNWGNGKFPQFTEPDPSYHGLKYWETFGDFPELGNIAFTIRARVLLLRDLGPTLSPFNAFQFLQGLETLELRVKKHAENALTVAKHLKEHPKVAWVNYPGLEDNVNHKIASKYLKEGYGGLVGFGVKGGLEAGIKFIESVELFSHLANIGDAKSLVIHPASTTHQQLTKEEQECTGVTEDFVRLSIGLENVEDIIADIDQALSKI, from the coding sequence ATGACAGAAGAAAAGAAAAAAGAACTTGGATTAAGTACATTGGGATTACATGTAGGTCAGGAAGAACCAGATCCAGCAACAGGATCAAGGGCAGTACCGATCTACTTGACATCATCGTATGTTTTTAAGGATACTGAACATGCAGCAAATTTATTTGGCCTTAAAGAGTTTGGAAATATATACACCAGAATAATGAATCCTACCAATGATGTATTTGAAAAAAGGATAGCTGCAATAGAAGGAGGCCATACAGCGCTTTCAGTTTCATCAGGACTTTCTGCAATATTTATTGCCATTTTAAACGCTACTAGGTTGGGGGATAATATAGTATCTGGAGACAACCTTTACGGTGGAACATATGAGTTATTAAACTACACTTTCCTTGATCTGGGACGGACTGTAAAATTTGTTGACTCTACCAAACCTGAAGAATTCAAAAAAGCCATAGATAAAAAAACTAAGGCAATATATGTAGAATCACTTGGAAACCCAAAATTAGATGTCCCTGATTTTGAAGTTCTGGCTGAAATAGCTCATGAAGCAGGAATTCCGTTAATAGTGGATAATACGGCGGCAGTAGGTCTTTTAAGGCCAATAGAACATGGTGCAGATGTAGTTGTTTTATCTGCCACTAAATATGTGGGGGGACATGGAACCTCAATTGGGGGGGTTATAGTGGACTCCGGTAACTTTAACTGGGGTAATGGTAAGTTTCCACAGTTTACTGAACCAGATCCAAGTTATCATGGACTTAAATACTGGGAAACATTTGGTGACTTCCCTGAACTGGGTAACATTGCATTTACAATCAGGGCAAGGGTTTTACTTTTAAGAGATTTAGGGCCAACCTTAAGCCCGTTCAACGCGTTCCAGTTCCTTCAGGGGCTTGAAACACTTGAACTGAGGGTTAAAAAACACGCAGAAAATGCACTTACGGTTGCAAAACACCTTAAAGAACATCCAAAAGTTGCATGGGTCAATTATCCTGGACTTGAAGATAATGTAAACCATAAAATAGCAAGTAAATACTTGAAAGAAGGTTATGGTGGATTAGTTGGCTTCGGTGTTAAAGGCGGATTAGAAGCAGGCATAAAATTCATAGAAAGTGTGGAGTTATTCTCTCACCTTGCAAACATCGGCGATGCAAAGAGTTTAGTTATACATCCGGCATCTACTACTCACCAGCAACTTACAAAAGAAGAACAGGAGTGCACTGGAGTCACTGAAGACTTTGTAAGGTTATCTATTGGTCTTGAAAATGTTGAAGATATCATAGCTGACATAGATCAGGCATTATCTAAAATATAA
- a CDS encoding transcriptional regulator yields MRPPCEIVVWYVIPSIRSELAKELLKLGIKQKRISELLDITQPAVSQYVSDKRGHGIKFDEKTQNMIKMLAKDLTEQELGPDRIIQRICEICKNVKAEEIICQLHKEKDKIPTGCTACLGSNRDSDVDYCI; encoded by the coding sequence ATGAGACCACCATGTGAAATAGTTGTATGGTACGTAATTCCAAGTATAAGGTCTGAATTAGCTAAAGAGCTTCTTAAATTAGGTATAAAACAAAAAAGGATTTCTGAGTTGCTGGATATAACTCAACCTGCAGTTTCACAGTATGTAAGTGATAAACGAGGACACGGAATCAAATTTGATGAAAAGACCCAGAATATGATTAAAATGCTTGCAAAAGATCTAACGGAGCAAGAGCTTGGGCCGGACCGCATCATTCAAAGAATATGTGAAATATGTAAAAATGTTAAAGCTGAAGAAATAATCTGTCAGTTGCATAAAGAAAAAGATAAAATTCCTACAGGTTGTACTGCATGCTTGGGTTCTAATAGGGACTCAGATGTGGATTACTGTATTTAA
- the metX gene encoding homoserine O-acetyltransferase MetX — MKKESVGLVETQYFIFPDDLILEGGSKLKEVKVAYETYGKLNKEKSNAILICHALSGDAHAAGWHEGDKKPGWWDIIIGPGKCLDTEKYFIICSNVIGGCKGSTGPSSINPETGKPYGLDFPIITLSDMVEAQKKLIDHLGINQLFAVVGGSMGGMQVLQWCISYPDMVKLAIPIATAARSAPQQIAFNEVGRQAIISDPKWNAGSYYSGEAPKEGLSLARMIGHITYLSYESMYQKFGRRLQDKEKYGFDLSMDFQVESYLHYQGNSFVKRFDANTYLYVTKAMDYFDLTANGSLAEGFKDVKTKFLVISVDSDWLYPPAQSKEIVMALTANDIDVNYHEIKSPYGHDAFLLESGQLNYIINGFLSEILVGDVMTPMAAKISEGASIDEAAKLMLEEKVTHLPVIAGDNRLIGIVTAWDISKAVALKCSKLDEIMTKDVITACPEDYIELAAEKMKRYNISSLPVVDGGKRVIGIITTDHISTLMARD, encoded by the coding sequence ATGAAAAAAGAATCAGTTGGGCTTGTTGAAACACAGTATTTCATTTTTCCAGATGATTTAATTTTAGAAGGCGGGAGCAAGCTTAAAGAAGTTAAAGTAGCATACGAAACCTATGGTAAATTGAACAAAGAGAAAAGTAATGCTATCCTTATTTGTCATGCACTTTCTGGAGATGCCCATGCTGCAGGGTGGCATGAAGGAGATAAGAAGCCCGGCTGGTGGGATATCATAATCGGACCTGGTAAATGTTTGGATACTGAAAAATACTTTATTATCTGTTCTAATGTTATTGGGGGTTGTAAAGGTTCAACTGGCCCGTCATCAATTAATCCTGAAACTGGAAAGCCTTATGGACTTGACTTTCCAATTATTACCCTTTCAGACATGGTAGAAGCCCAGAAAAAATTGATAGATCATCTTGGAATTAACCAACTTTTTGCAGTTGTAGGTGGATCAATGGGTGGGATGCAGGTACTGCAGTGGTGTATTTCTTATCCGGATATGGTCAAACTGGCTATTCCGATAGCTACAGCGGCCAGGTCTGCCCCACAGCAAATTGCATTTAATGAAGTGGGCAGGCAGGCAATAATCTCTGATCCAAAATGGAATGCAGGTTCATACTACTCTGGAGAAGCCCCAAAAGAAGGTTTAAGCCTTGCCCGGATGATAGGGCATATCACATATCTCAGCTATGAATCAATGTATCAAAAATTTGGCAGAAGACTTCAGGATAAAGAAAAATATGGGTTCGATTTATCAATGGATTTTCAGGTAGAAAGCTACCTTCATTACCAGGGTAACTCATTTGTTAAAAGGTTTGATGCAAATACTTACCTTTATGTAACAAAAGCCATGGATTACTTTGATTTAACTGCAAATGGATCTTTAGCTGAAGGGTTTAAGGATGTAAAGACTAAATTCCTGGTTATTTCAGTAGATTCGGACTGGCTTTATCCACCTGCCCAATCAAAAGAAATTGTTATGGCTTTGACTGCAAATGATATAGATGTAAACTATCATGAAATTAAATCGCCATATGGGCACGATGCTTTCCTGCTGGAGTCAGGTCAGTTAAATTATATCATAAATGGGTTCCTTTCTGAAATTCTTGTTGGCGATGTTATGACTCCTATGGCTGCTAAAATAAGTGAGGGGGCAAGTATAGATGAGGCAGCTAAACTTATGCTTGAGGAAAAGGTTACACACTTGCCAGTTATAGCAGGGGATAATAGATTAATAGGCATAGTAACTGCATGGGATATATCTAAGGCAGTTGCTTTAAAATGCAGTAAATTAGACGAAATAATGACAAAAGATGTCATAACGGCTTGTCCTGAAGACTATATAGAACTTGCAGCTGAGAAAATGAAAAGATATAATATATCTTCTCTTCCAGTAGTTGATGGGGGTAAGAGGGTCATTGGAATTATAACAACTGATCATATCAGTACGTTGATGGCCCGGGACTGA
- a CDS encoding ubiquitin-like small modifier protein 1: protein MVNVKFLARFRDITGKRSVSIEHNGSISDLMNTLTEKYGNEFKDALFDKKGNLRDYMKIIVNGEDVESNGGLESNVENNDEVVIFQTIAGG from the coding sequence ATGGTTAATGTAAAATTTTTAGCACGTTTTAGAGATATCACAGGAAAAAGATCCGTATCTATTGAACATAATGGGAGCATATCAGACTTAATGAACACCCTAACTGAAAAATACGGGAACGAATTTAAAGATGCTTTATTTGATAAAAAAGGAAATTTAAGAGATTACATGAAAATAATCGTAAACGGAGAAGATGTTGAGTCAAATGGAGGCTTAGAATCAAACGTCGAAAACAATGATGAAGTTGTAATCTTCCAAACCATTGCAGGAGGATAA
- the cysE gene encoding serine O-acetyltransferase, which produces MFERIKEDIEMVMLRDPAARSKLEIFLTYPGLHAIWGYEIAHWFWIRNHLFTGRFISALARLLTGIEIHPGAKIGKRVFIDHGMGVVVGETAIVGDDVLIYQGVVLGGTSLERKKRHPTIGSGVVIGSGAKIIGDISIGNCSKIGAGSVVLKSAPPGSTVVGIPGRNVKEKRKCAIDLDHGELPDPIAEVIKLILQRQDEMEMQLKALGLSTTTINIDELFNKKSEIEEIFSEGAGI; this is translated from the coding sequence ATGTTTGAAAGGATCAAAGAGGATATAGAAATGGTGATGCTGAGGGATCCCGCAGCAAGAAGTAAATTGGAAATATTTCTCACATATCCTGGACTTCATGCTATATGGGGGTATGAAATAGCTCATTGGTTCTGGATTCGTAACCATCTATTTACTGGACGTTTTATATCTGCACTGGCCCGTCTTCTAACTGGTATTGAAATACATCCTGGCGCAAAAATTGGAAAAAGAGTTTTCATCGATCACGGGATGGGTGTTGTAGTTGGAGAAACTGCAATTGTAGGAGATGACGTATTGATCTACCAGGGTGTTGTACTTGGTGGAACAAGCCTTGAAAGGAAGAAAAGACACCCAACAATTGGAAGTGGGGTTGTTATAGGCTCAGGAGCCAAAATAATAGGAGATATTTCCATTGGGAATTGTTCAAAAATTGGTGCAGGCTCAGTAGTTTTAAAATCAGCTCCTCCAGGGTCTACAGTAGTTGGAATACCTGGAAGAAATGTTAAAGAAAAGAGGAAATGTGCTATTGATCTTGACCATGGGGAACTGCCTGATCCAATTGCAGAAGTGATTAAACTTATTCTGCAGCGTCAAGATGAAATGGAAATGCAGCTTAAAGCGTTAGGATTATCTACAACAACTATAAATATAGATGAATTATTTAATAAAAAATCAGAGATTGAAGAAATATTTTCAGAAGGGGCAGGCATCTAA
- a CDS encoding DMT family transporter, giving the protein MYKQVKPIKNNNTSLVIAGLILTNIFWGASGVAVKVAQLQLGTFEIVALRFIAAMPLLITATVLWKGWGALKIDKKDLPYIAILAFLGIPLEFLLQVTSLAYTTATCFTLIFSLSPFFIIFASAVLIKEKITRHKSIGALIGFIGVTFIITNGSLAVPTNLLGDAVAIMANIVWAIYTVLGKSINEKYSALTVLNYTFIFGALELVPFYLISPGLSPAAFTESTWTAMIFLTIFCSLVAFLLYNYGTEKLPASIAGMFIYVQPLSGVALAALVLGESITVYTILGTFLIIYGIYEAERRGGIINGIKNVENNRKSQ; this is encoded by the coding sequence ATGTATAAACAAGTTAAGCCCATAAAGAACAACAACACATCGCTGGTGATTGCCGGCCTCATTCTCACCAATATCTTCTGGGGAGCATCAGGAGTAGCTGTGAAAGTTGCACAGCTGCAGCTGGGAACCTTTGAAATTGTAGCCCTGCGATTTATCGCTGCAATGCCCCTTTTAATCACTGCCACAGTACTATGGAAAGGCTGGGGAGCCCTAAAAATAGATAAGAAAGATTTACCTTATATTGCAATACTAGCGTTTCTAGGTATCCCACTCGAATTTTTGCTGCAGGTAACTTCATTGGCATATACCACAGCAACATGTTTTACCCTTATATTCAGCCTTTCTCCATTCTTTATAATTTTTGCATCTGCAGTTTTAATTAAAGAGAAAATTACTCGACATAAATCTATTGGTGCATTAATCGGGTTTATAGGAGTAACATTCATAATTACAAACGGCAGTTTAGCTGTCCCCACCAATCTTCTGGGTGATGCAGTGGCCATCATGGCCAATATAGTCTGGGCCATTTATACCGTCCTGGGAAAATCAATAAACGAGAAATACTCTGCACTTACAGTACTTAATTATACTTTTATATTTGGCGCGCTAGAATTAGTGCCATTTTACCTCATATCGCCAGGGTTATCTCCTGCAGCATTCACTGAATCTACATGGACAGCGATGATATTCCTTACCATCTTCTGTTCGCTAGTTGCATTTTTACTGTATAACTACGGTACAGAAAAGTTACCGGCTTCCATTGCAGGTATGTTTATATACGTTCAGCCTTTATCAGGTGTAGCTTTAGCTGCTCTAGTGCTTGGAGAGTCGATAACTGTTTACACGATACTTGGAACATTCCTTATCATATACGGCATTTATGAAGCAGAGCGCAGAGGCGGCATAATAAACGGGATAAAAAACGTTGAAAATAACCGTAAATCCCAATAA
- the cysS gene encoding cysteine--tRNA ligase, with the protein MKVYNTMTRKKEELKPMNKNRIKMFVCGPTVYDKSHIGHGRTYIAFDIIARYLKYKGYSVFYLQNITDIDDKIIKRANELDVEPLELAKKYESLYFKDMELLGVTNVNYYARAMEHLTEIINQIQTLLDKGFAYETSTGVYFDESKLEDFGKLSNRNIKDLNIHRVNPDLTKRNPGDFALWKKRDEEPSWDSPWGKGRPGWHIEDTAITETYFGGQFDIHGGGLDLIFPHHEAEIAQMESATGKKPMVKYWMHTGFLNVKGEKMSKSLGNFITIGELLKEYDPQVFRYFVLSTHYRSPIDFSDEALMQSKNSLKRIHKIMETVDELLESNITDENGHDEKYLQLLEDTKEEFLDAMDNDFNTPIALSALFNLVRDINKGINEEKISKNVFKEIKNLLDEFGDILGLTFSVESTKSDSDELVNILIDVREELRKKKDYELSDEIRSRLKDAGINLEDK; encoded by the coding sequence ATGAAAGTATACAATACCATGACCCGTAAAAAAGAAGAACTAAAGCCTATGAACAAAAATAGAATAAAAATGTTTGTATGCGGACCAACAGTTTACGACAAATCACATATCGGGCACGGAAGAACTTACATTGCTTTCGACATTATAGCAAGATACCTTAAATATAAAGGATACAGCGTTTTCTACCTGCAAAATATCACAGATATTGATGATAAAATAATTAAAAGAGCAAATGAACTGGACGTTGAGCCATTAGAACTTGCAAAAAAATATGAAAGCCTCTACTTTAAAGATATGGAACTATTAGGCGTGACCAATGTTAATTATTATGCAAGGGCAATGGAGCACCTTACTGAAATAATAAATCAGATTCAAACATTATTAGATAAAGGATTCGCATATGAAACATCTACAGGAGTCTACTTTGATGAATCTAAGTTAGAAGATTTTGGAAAACTCTCAAACAGAAATATTAAAGACTTAAATATTCATAGAGTTAATCCAGATCTCACAAAAAGAAACCCTGGAGATTTTGCACTCTGGAAAAAAAGAGATGAAGAACCATCATGGGACTCTCCATGGGGTAAAGGGCGGCCAGGGTGGCACATCGAAGATACAGCAATAACTGAAACCTATTTTGGAGGTCAGTTTGATATTCATGGAGGAGGATTAGACCTTATATTCCCCCACCACGAAGCGGAAATTGCACAAATGGAATCTGCAACTGGTAAAAAACCAATGGTCAAATACTGGATGCACACTGGTTTTTTGAATGTTAAAGGAGAGAAAATGTCCAAATCACTTGGAAATTTCATTACAATAGGAGAACTGCTCAAGGAATATGACCCCCAAGTCTTTAGATACTTTGTTCTTTCAACCCATTACAGAAGTCCAATAGATTTCAGCGATGAAGCATTAATGCAGTCCAAAAACAGCCTTAAAAGGATTCACAAAATAATGGAAACAGTAGATGAGCTTTTAGAAAGCAATATAACTGATGAAAATGGGCATGATGAAAAATATCTTCAATTGCTGGAAGATACTAAAGAAGAGTTCTTAGATGCTATGGACAATGACTTTAATACTCCAATTGCGCTTTCGGCACTTTTCAATTTAGTAAGAGATATAAATAAAGGAATAAATGAAGAAAAAATATCTAAAAACGTGTTTAAAGAAATAAAAAATTTACTAGATGAATTCGGAGATATTTTAGGGCTTACTTTTTCAGTAGAATCAACTAAAAGCGATTCTGATGAACTGGTTAATATCCTGATTGATGTAAGAGAAGAGCTCCGTAAAAAGAAAGACTACGAATTATCAGATGAAATTAGAAGCAGGCTAAAAGATGCAGGAATCAATTTAGAGGATAAATAA
- the nifS gene encoding cysteine desulfurase NifS, translating into MYMDHSATSPVDPEVFEAMKPYFVDNFGNASTLYSLGRDARKAMEAAREQVASLIGAKPEEVIFTSGGTESDNIAIKGTVYRLKNKGNHIITSAIEHPAVRETCKYLEKNGFEVTYLPVYEDGIVKISDLEDAITDKTILITIMHANNEIGTIQPIAEIGKIARENKIYFHTDAVQTVGKIPVNVEKMNVDMLSLSAHKVYGPKGIGALYVKKGVRLEPIIHGGGHEKGLRPGTENVSGIVGLGKACELAEKNLLEDTKYITNLRDKLIDGILNSIEQSYLDGHRTKRLPNNVNLRFTGIEGESLVLHLDSKGVAASTGSACSSKSLEPSHVLIALGLEHVEAHGSLRLTLGKENTEEEVDYVITAVKEVVETLRKLSPLWCEIPGAERRE; encoded by the coding sequence ATTTATATGGATCATTCAGCTACATCACCAGTTGATCCCGAAGTATTTGAGGCGATGAAGCCCTATTTTGTTGATAATTTTGGAAATGCATCTACTCTATATTCATTGGGTAGGGACGCAAGAAAAGCTATGGAAGCTGCAAGAGAACAGGTTGCTTCTTTAATAGGGGCAAAACCTGAAGAAGTTATTTTTACAAGCGGCGGTACTGAATCAGATAATATCGCAATTAAAGGTACTGTATACCGCCTGAAAAATAAGGGAAATCACATAATTACAAGTGCTATAGAACACCCTGCAGTAAGGGAAACATGTAAGTATTTAGAAAAAAATGGGTTTGAGGTTACTTATCTCCCTGTTTACGAAGATGGAATTGTCAAAATATCTGATCTGGAAGATGCAATAACTGACAAAACTATTCTTATTACAATCATGCACGCCAACAATGAAATTGGAACCATCCAACCAATAGCGGAAATTGGTAAGATAGCAAGGGAAAATAAAATTTATTTCCACACTGACGCTGTACAGACCGTTGGTAAAATTCCAGTAAATGTGGAAAAAATGAATGTAGACATGCTATCCCTTTCAGCGCATAAAGTTTATGGCCCAAAGGGAATTGGAGCATTATATGTTAAAAAAGGGGTTAGATTAGAACCTATAATTCATGGAGGGGGGCATGAAAAAGGATTAAGGCCAGGAACAGAAAACGTTTCAGGAATTGTTGGACTTGGTAAAGCGTGCGAACTTGCAGAAAAAAACCTGCTGGAAGATACGAAATATATAACAAATTTAAGGGACAAATTAATAGATGGAATACTGAATTCAATAGAACAATCTTACCTGGATGGACACAGAACAAAAAGGCTTCCAAACAACGTAAATTTAAGATTTACGGGTATTGAAGGCGAATCATTGGTATTGCACCTTGATTCAAAAGGAGTAGCTGCTTCAACTGGTTCTGCATGTTCTTCAAAGAGCCTAGAGCCGTCACATGTTTTAATAGCACTTGGTTTAGAACATGTTGAAGCACATGGATCTCTGCGTTTGACACTTGGAAAAGAAAACACTGAAGAAGAAGTAGATTACGTTATAACTGCAGTTA
- a CDS encoding pyridoxamine 5'-phosphate oxidase family protein produces the protein MVMTKEMMDAVERENVVFFATSTADGTPNVVPIGFARPMDSKTIMIVDNYMNKTRKNLENNPKASLVPRDASKCPYQFKGTVEVIESGKYFDEAVDWVKSVSSKHAPKAAVLLKVEEIYSVQPGPEAGAKVA, from the coding sequence ATGGTAATGACAAAAGAAATGATGGATGCTGTAGAAAGAGAGAATGTGGTTTTCTTTGCAACTTCAACGGCTGATGGAACTCCCAATGTTGTTCCAATTGGATTTGCAAGACCCATGGACAGCAAAACCATAATGATTGTGGACAATTATATGAATAAAACACGTAAAAATCTTGAAAATAATCCAAAAGCAAGTTTAGTTCCTAGGGACGCTTCAAAATGCCCTTATCAGTTTAAAGGAACGGTGGAAGTAATTGAATCTGGTAAATACTTCGATGAAGCTGTTGACTGGGTAAAAAGCGTATCGAGCAAACACGCACCAAAAGCGGCGGTCCTGTTAAAAGTAGAAGAAATTTATTCAGTTCAACCCGGTCCAGAAGCAGGTGCAAAAGTTGCTTAA